GTATCATAGCCCATCACATACGGAAGCGGCAGGTGGCCCACCGTCGGCAGCAGGTCGGCCATAAAGCAGATGGTTTTGTCGCCGTAGGTGATTTTGGGGATCATCATCTTATCGGTATGCCCATCGGCGAAGAAAATCCCGAATCCGAGTTCTGAAGTGGCCAGTGTATCGCCTTCACCCCGACGGATGAATTCCAATTGCCCGGCTTCCTGCATCGGCAGGATGTTTTCGGGAAGAAAGGACGCTTTTTCCCGGGCGTTCGGTTTCACGGCCCATTCCCAGTGCTCGGCGTTTGTCCAGAAACGGGCGTTGGGAAAGGCGGGCTCGTATCCGGTGCGGTCGTGGTTCCAGCGCACGCTGCCGCCGCAATGGTCAAAATGCAGGTGTGTCATAAACACGTCGGTGATGTCGTTCCGGCTGAAGCCATGGGTTGCAAGGGAACGATCGAGAGAATGGTCGCCCCATAGCGAATAATAGCCGAAGAATTTCTCTGATTGTTTATCGCCCATACCCGTATCAATCAGGATCAGGCGGTTGCCGTCTTCTATCAGCAGACAACGGGCCGCCAGGTCAATGAGGTTGTGGGCGTCGGCCGGGTTGGTCTTGTTCCAGATGGTCTTGGGGACGACGCCGAACATAGCGCCGCCATCCAGTTTGAAGTTGCCGGCTTCGATGGGATACAATTTCATACACGAAACGTTTTTAGGGGAAAATGCGGCGGCAAGTTACGGAATCGGCAGCAGTCCGGCTTTTAGGATAAAGAATTTCTATTTTACCATTCGTGACAAATATGCAAGGCGGTTCCTAAAGCGGGTGAATTGTAGTATCTTTGCGCATAATTTTGACTAAATAAGAATAAGGATGATACGAGTATCGGATGATGCCCGGCGGAAGCTGGTGCAACTGATGGGAGAAGAGGGGTACGACGCATCGAAGGATTACGTTCGGGTCGGCGTGAAAAGCGGCGGTTGTTCGGGTTTGGAATATGTCCTGAAATTCGACCGCGAACTCGGCGAAAGCGATAAAGTATTCGAAGACAATGACGTGCGCGTGGCCGTAGAGAAAAAGTCGTTTTTATACCTCGCCGGGACGGTTCTTGAATTCTCCGGTGGACTGAACGGCAAAGGCTTTGTCTTCAACAATCCAAACGCCTCACGGACGTGTGGGTGTGGGGAGAGTTTCTCGCTTTAGAATTGAAAGATTGAAGGATTAAAAGATTGAAAGATTTGCAACCACTTCTTTTGTGTCCTTTGATGTTACCAAAAGAAGCGGTGTTGATCCAAATGTCTTTTCGAAATTAACCGAAGAGTTTCTAATTCTATTACCTACTAAGCAGCACACAAAAGGAATGATTCCGGGTTTAAGGACCACCTGTCAAATCTTTAAATCATTGAATCTTTAATCCTTTAATTACGATGAGCAAATATACCGAAGACGATCTCAAGGTCGAACTTGAGAACAAAGAATACGAGTACGGCTTCTATACGGATATAGAATCCGATACGCTCCCTATAGGCCTGAATGAAGACATCGTGCGTGCGATCTCCCGAAAAAAGGAGGAGCCCGAATGGATGACCGAATGGCGCTTGGAGGCGTTTCGGGCGTGGTCGGAAATGACCGAGCCGGAATGGGCCAACGTCCATTACGAAAAACCCGATTTCCAGGCTATATCCTACTATTCGGCGCCGATGAAAAAGCCGAAATACGAAAGCCTTGACGAGGTCGATCCGGAATTGCTCGACACCTTCAAAAAGCTCGGCATCTCGATTGACGAACAAAAGAAACTCGCAGGAGTGGCGGTAGATATCGTTATGGACTCCGTTTCTGTAGCAACAACCTTCAAGAAGACACTGGCGGAGAAAGGCATCATTTTCTGTTCCATTTCGGAAGCCATCAAAGAACATCCGGAACTCGTTCAGAAATATATCGGTTCAGTGGTGCCGCAGCGCGATAACTTCTACGCGGCGCTCAATTCAGCCGTCTTTTCCGACGGTTCGTTCTGCTACATCCCGAAAGGGGTTCGCTGCCCGATGGAACTGTCGACCTACTTCCGCATCAACCAGGCGGGCACTGGCCAATTTGAACGCACTTTGGTGATTGCCGACGAGGGGAGCTATGTCTCTTACCTCGAAGGCTGCACCGCCCCGAGCCGCGACGAGAACCAATTGCACGCTGCGGTGGTCGAACTCATCGCACTCGACAATGCCGAAATCAAGTATTCAACGGTGCAGAACTGGTATCCGGGGAACAAAGAAGGCAAAGGCGGTGTCTATAACTTCGTCACCAAACGCGGCTTGTGCGAAACCAATGCCAAGATATCCTGGACACAGGTTGAAACGGGTTCTGCCGTTACCTGGAAATACCCTTCCTGTATCCTGAAAGGCGATAACTCGGTCGGAGAATTCTATTCGATCGCCGTTACCAACAACCACCAACAGGCCGATACGGGCACCAAGATGGTACACCTGGGGCGTAATACCAAGTCGACCATCATCTCGAAAGGGATCTCGGCCGGCAAGTCCCAAAACAGCTATCGTGGACTCGTGCAGATTGGCCCGCGGGCGGAAAATGCCCGGAACTTCTCGCAGTGTGATTCCCTGTTGATGGGCAACAACTGTGGCGCGCATACCTTCCCTTACATTGAAAGCCGCAATACCACGGCGAAGATCGAACACGAAGCGACCACCTCTAAAATCGGTGAAGACCAGATTTTCTATTGCAACCAACGCGGTATCGATACCGAGAAGGCCATCGCGCTCATCGTCAACGGCTTCAGCCGCGAGGTGTTGAACAAACTGCCAATGGAGTTCGCGGTGGAAGCGCAGAAGTTGTTGGAGATCTCGTTGGAGGGGTCGGTTGGGTAATTTGGAGATTTGAAGATTTGGAGATTTGAAAATGGAAAACCGCGAGAACATCATTGTCAAACTATCCTTCGAGTTCGCGCTCGAAATCATCCGCCATTGCGGTGTATTACAGGATAGCCGGCATTTTGTGATTGCAAACCAGCTCCTAAAATCCGGCACGAGCATCGGCGCGAACATCCGCGAGGCACAAAACGCCGAAAGCAAAGCCGACTTCATACACAAATTCAAGATTGCCGCCAAAGAAATTGAAGAGACATTCTACTGGCTGGAACTTTGCGCCCTGTCAGAAGGCTTTCCTCCTTCGGGCATCCTTTCCTCCAACCTGCAAACCATATCGCGAATCGTAAACAAAATCATCATATCATCGAAGGCAGGAGTTTGAAAACGGGAACCGCCATTTTCAAATTTCCAAATCTTCAAATTTTCAAATTGAACGAATGCTTGAAATTAAGAACTTACACGCAAAAGTAGAAGATAAAGACATCCTCAAAGGCATCAACCTAACCGTGAAAGCCGGTGAGGTGCACGCCATCATGGGGCCGAACGGATCGGGTAAATCGACACTTTCCGCGGTGATTGCCGGGAATGAGAAATACGAAGTGACTGAAGGGGAAGTATTCCTCGACGGAGAAGACATCTCGGAAATGGCGCCGGAAGAACGCGCCCATAAAGGTGTTTTCCTTTCGTTCCAATATCCGGTAGAGATACCGGGCGTATCGGTTACAAACTTTATGAAAACGGCCATCAACGAAACCCGTAAAGCCAACGGGAAAGAAGAGATGCCCGCCAACGAAATGCTGAAGCTCATCCGCGAAAAATCGGAATTGCTTGAAATCGACCGGAAATTCCTGTCGCGCTCGCTCAACGAAGGGTTTTCCGGCGGTGAGAAAAAACGGAACGAAATCTTCCAGATGGCGATGCTGGAACCGAAGTTGGCGATCCTTGATGAAACCGATTCCGGACTCGACATCGACGCGCTGCGGATCGTGGCCAACGGCGTCAACAAACTGAAAAGCGACGACAACGCCATCGTGGTCATCACCCACTACCAGCGCCTACTCGACTATATCGTGCCCGATTTCGTGCACGTCCTTTACAACGGAAAAATCGTAAAGTCAGGCGGTAAGGAACTGGCGTATGAACTGGAAGAAAAAGGATACGATTGGATTAAGGCTGAGAATTGATCAGTCGAAAGTCGAAAGTCAAAAGTTGAAAGTCGACTTTGCGTCCAAGGTCCTGTCGGAGACCGAAAACCCGACACCTTCTATACACGCCAAACAGACAATTTATGGGAACCATTCGATCATTCGAAGACATGCTCTCGTGGCAGAAAGCACGAGCGTTCAACAAGAAGATTTATGATGTCTCGTTATCCGAGAATTTTGGAAGAGACTTCGAGTTGGGAAGACAAATACGGAGAGCGTCGCTTTCAATAACGTCGAACATAGCGGAAGGCTTTGAACGACGAACTGATAACGAATTTTTGTTCTTCCTTAATGTTGCGAAAGGATCGATCGGAGAAGTCAGGTCGCAATTGTACCTCGCTTCCGATCTCGGATACATAAACAAGACACAATGTGACAACCTATTGGCGGAAGCCACAGAGATATCAAAAATGCTTGCAGGATTTATGAAATACCTTGAAACGAAGTCCGGAAAACGATAGTCTCTTTTGACTTTCGACTTTCGACTTTCGACTTTCGACTCAACTATGAACTTAAAAGAAAAACTCCTATCCTCTTTCATCGCATTCGAAGAACACGTCGATACCGACGCGTCTTTGCACGAAGTGCGCATGGCGGCACTGAAGAACTTCGAAGAAAAAGGATTTCCCTCCAAAAAAGAGGAAGCCTGGAAATATACGTCGCTCAACAGCGTCCTGAAGACCGATTATTCGATTTTCCCGAAGAACGAAAATGCCGTTGAACTCAACGATGTACGGAAGTACTTCCTGCATGAGATCGACACCTACAAGGCCATCTTTGTAGACGGTGTTTTTGCGTCGTTCCTGTCGTCGACCACGCACGACGGACTCGATGTTTGCCTCATGTCATCCGCGCTGACGAAACCGAAATACAAGCTGGTCATCGACCATTATTTCAATAAAATCGCCAGCCAGGACGAGACCCTTACATCGCTCAATACCGCCTTTTCGATCGAGGGGGCTTACATCAATATTCCAAAGAACACCGTAGTTGAAAAGCCGATTGAAATCATCAATTTCTCGACCGGTAAAGAGCACGCGCTGTTGCTGCAGCCGCGCAACCTGGTGATTGTCGGTGAAAACGCCCAGGTGCAGATCATCGAGCGCCACCAGAGCCTCAACGGCCATCCGGTGCTCACGAACGCCGTGACCGAGATCTTTGCACACAAATACGCCAACGTCGATTACTATAAAATCCAGAACGACCTGCTGAGCGCGAACCTCGTCGACAACACCTATATCTCTCAGCACGACCACAGTGTGGTATCGGTACATACGTTCTCGTTCGGGGGCAACCTCACCCGCAACAACCTCAACTTCTATCATTTCGGCGAACGGATCGATAGCACGCTGAAGGGCATCACCATCATCGGCGAGAAACAACATGTCGACCATTACACCCTCGTGCACCATGGCGCGCCGAACTGCGAAAGCCACCAAAACTACAAGTGTATCGTGTCAGACAGCGCCACCGGTGTCTTCAATGGCAAGATATACGTCGAGAAAGAAGCGCAGAAAACCGACGCCTTCCAGCAGAACAACAACATCCTGCTGAGCGATAAAGCCACCATCAACGCCAAACCGCAGCTCGAAATCTTCGCCGACGACGTCAAATGTTCGCACGGCTGCACCATCGGCCAACTCGACGAAAGCGCGATGTTCTATATGCGCCAGCGCGGTATTCCCGAAAAAGAAGCCAAAGCCTTGCTGTTGTTCGCGTTCTCAAACGAAGCCATCGAAAGCATCCGCATTCCGGCGCTCAAACAGCGTATCACGAAACTGATCGCTACGAAATTGGGGGTAAGTCTGGGATTCGACCTGTAAGGGTGTAGGGCAGCTAATCCGGCTGTCCGCTCTAGCTTTTTCGGTCCGTCCGCCTATTGCAACGGCGCCGTCGAGCTTCCTGCGGTCGCTGCCGTTGCCGGCAACAGCACGGTCGCCCCTTCAAAAGGCTGCCGCTTCCATCCGGGCTGCGATCGTTTCTCGCTTGAAATGTAGGTGTAATTTACGTCCCGTCCACTAGGGTTGGGCATAGGTAGAAACGTATGTTTCCAACGCCTCGCGCTCTTCGGCCGTCATCGCCTTCGTGATCGCGAAATTTGTCTTCATCACCGCGTATTTGTCCGGATCCACAATGGGGTCTGCCTCCTCGTTTAAAAACGCCGCCATAGCGCCTTTTTTGCCCTTATAGGCATTGGCAATGGCTATAATCGAAGGGCCGACTGACGTCTTATCCGGCAAGTGGCAGGCGACACAGTTTCCTTTTCCTTCAAAAATCTCCTTGCCGAGGGCTTCCGGAGTGACTGCCTCGGCCTGAGCGTCACTGCTGCCGGACTTCGGTTCTTTTCCGCACGCGACCAGCGCCAGCGTCAATACGGTTAACAGACACTTTCTCATCGGTTCAGCAATATAGCGGCCTCCTTGGCAAAATAGGTCGAAATCAGGTCGGCACCCGCGCGTTTGATACAATACAACTGCTCGATCATGATTTTGTCGTGGTCGAGCCAGCCCCGTTCGGCGGCGGCTTTGATCATGGCATATTCGCCCGACACATGAAAAACCGATACGGGCACGTTCACCGCGTTCTTCACTTCACGTACAATGTCGAGATAAGCGATTCCGGGCTTCACCATGACGATGTCGGCACCTTCTTCTACGTCCATCAGCGCTTCTTTGATGGCTTCAATGCGGTTGGCGTAATCCATCTGGTAGGTCTTCTTGTCTTTCGGAATGTCCTGTGAGTCGACCGGTGCCGAATCGAGTGCATCACGAAACGGACCGTAGAACGACGAGGCATACTTCGCGCTGTAGCTCATGATGCCCACGTTGTGGTAGCCATTCTCTTCAAGTGCCGTCCGTAGAGCCAACACACGTCCGTCCATCATATCGCTGGGCGCCACGAAATCGGCACCCGCTGCGGCGTGTGAGAGGGCCATGCGCACCAGGGCATCGTTGGTCGCATCATTGGCGATGTCACCGTTGGCGATAATGCCATCATGACCGTAGATGGAATACGGATCGAGCGCCACATCAGGCATGACGATCATCCCCGGTACAGCGTCTTTGATGGCACGAATGGCGCGTTGCATGAGTCCGTCCGGGTTCCAGGCTTCCTTACCGGTGTTGTCTTTTAGGCTGTCGTCCACCTTAACGTAGATATTGACGGCCTTGATCCCAAGGTTCCAGAGTTCTTTGACCTCTTTTACGGTGAGGTCAAGCGACCGCCGGTAAATACCCGGCATGGATGGTATCTCGGATTGGTACCCGTTCCCCTCTGCAATAAACATCGGGAACATAAAATCGTTCGGTGTCAGGTGGGTTTCCCTGACGATGGAACGGATGGCGTCGTTGGTGCGGAGGCGGCGGCCTCTTTGGAGAGGAAACATAGTGTTTTTAGTTTACGGTGGACAGTTTTCAGTTGACGGTTTTCAGTTGGCAGTTCAAGGTGCTGAAGTAGCTACTTCCTTTCGGTTTCATTAATTTTTCGGGTTAGTGCGGCTAGCATTTTCCTGACTTCCATGATGTCTTCCGAATATCCGAAGCCTTCCGCGATGTTGGCAGGTATTGAAACGTCGCACGATTAATTTGAGACGTTAAGTTAAACATTTCAGACTTCGGGAAATTAGCGGTGAGCGCGTACGTTTTGAGTACAAACGCATGAGCTTTTTCCCAAACCTTATATTTCTTATAATCGATCATTACATTGCCATTCTACGTTCCGTATACAGTTAACTGTAAACCGTCAACTGTAAACTATCCACCCTCAACTCCAAGCCAGTCCACCGGCCGCTGCAATACCGCAACTAATCGGGCTTCTTCGGAGCCCGGCTGGGGCTGGTGGTCATACACCCACTGCACATGCGGCGGAAGGCTCATCAGGATACTCTCGATGCGCCCATTGGTACGCAAGCCGAAAAGCGTTCCCTTGTCGTGCACGAGGTTGAACTCGACATAGCGTCCCCGGCGGATTTCCTGCCAGGTGCGTTGCTCGCTTGTATACGGCATGTTTTTCCGCTTCTCTGCGATCGGACCATAGGCAGACAGGAAACTATTACCCACGTCGGTAACGAAGGCATACCAATCATCCATGGTGCGGTTTTGATCTGCCCGGCAATAGTCGAAAAACAGGCCCCCAACGCCGCGCGCTTCGTGTCGATGGGCGTTCCAGAAGTAGGTGTCACACTGTTTTTTGTATTTCGGATAGAACGCCGCGTCATGGCGGTCACAGGCGTCTTTGCAAACGTGGTGAAAATGCGCGGCGTCTTCGTCGAAGAGGTAGTATGGGGTCAGATCCTGCCCGCCCCCAAACCAGCTGTCGACCACGTTTCCGGCTTCGTCATACATCTCAAAATAGCGCCAATTGGCATGCACGGTGGGCACCATCGGATTTTTGGGATGTAGCACGAGTGAGAGTCCACACGCGAAAAAATCAACATCCCCAACACCGAACATTTTCTGCATCGGCTCGGGTAGTTTGCCGTGTACACCGGAAATATTCACCCCGCCTTTCTCAAAGACAGCCCCGTTCTCGATGACACGGGTGCGGCCGCCACCGCCTTCCGGACGGTCCCAAAGGTCTTCGCGGAAACGGGCCTGGCCGTCAATGGCTTCGATGCCGTTGGTGATAGTATCCTGGAGCTGGTGGATATAATCGAAGAAACGTTCTTTCATCTTTATCAGTTGTTAGAAGCGCTGCCGCGTGAGGGATGGAAGCGGCAGCCTTTTTGCTTTCCAAGCCATTTTCGGGGAGCCTGCCACGGCCCGTAACCGGTAGGTTAGCGGTATGCCAGGCAAAAAGCTAGAGCGGACAGCCCGACCCCTTTGCTGGTGTAGGGAGGGCCGAGGGGGGCACGCCCAAAATCCTTTATTTGTATTCCTTTACCGCGTCCACAAAAGCCCTGGCATGGTCCACCGGAATATTCGGCAGGATACCATGCCCGAGGTTGACGATATAGTTGTCTTTGCCGAACTCGTCGATCATCTGGTGCACCATTTTCTTGATGGTGGGGATGGGCGAGAGCAGCCTTGACGGGTCGAAGTTGCCCTGGAGCGTGATGCGCCCTCCGGAAAGGTAGCGCGCGTTCCGCGGTGAGCACGTCCAGTCGACGCCCAATGCCGATGCCTTTGATTTTCCCATCTCGCCCAGGGCGAACCAGCAGCCTTTTCCGAAGACGATGACCTTGGTTTCCGGGGCCAGTGCCTCGACGATCTGGTTGATATACTGCCAAGAGAATTCCTGGTAATCGACCGGTGACAGCATTCCGCCCCACGAGTCAAACACCTGAACGGCATTCACCCCGGCTTTCACCTTCTCTTTCAGGTACGCGATGGTGGTGTCGGTGATTTTCTGCAACAGCGTGTGTGCCGCCTCCGGATGGGTAAAGCAGAAGCCTTTGGCGGTATCGAAACTCTTCGAGCCACGGCCTTCCACGGCATAGCAGAAGATCGTCCAGGGCGAACCGGCAAAGCCGATCAGTGGCACTTCGTCGGCAAGCATTTCTTTGGTGAGCTTGATTGCGTCCATGACGTAGCCAAGCGTTTCATGGATGTCGGGTACGATCACGTTCTCTACGTCCTTCGCCGAGCGGATGGGGTTCGGCAGGAAGGGCCCCACGCTTTCTTTCATCTCGACCTCAATATTCATCGCCTGCGGCACCACGAGGATATCAGAGAACAGGATAGCGGCATCGGGTTGTATGATGCGGATGGGCTGCACGGTGATTTCGGCAGCGAGCTCGGGTGTGCGGCAGCGCGTGAAAAAGTCGTATTTATCGCGAAGTGCGCGGAATTCAGGCAGGTAGCGACCCGCCTGGCGCATCATCCATACGGGTGGACGTTCGACAGTTTCGTTATTGAGGGCTTTGAGGAAGAGGTCGTTTTTTATCATAGTGTTGGGCCGCGATGGCCTATTGTTTTTCGTTGAGAATGATAGGGACACTAAGGCGCTAAGACGCAAGGGTTTTGTAATAGTTGATACACTGCACAATCGTATTTTCGATTGTGGGTTTATGGGCGATGACGGTATTCGTCGGAATGACTGGATTCGAACCAGCAACATATTGGGCGACCGCCGAAGCCGTGGTCGCACCAATGCAGAAGCAGGTTTGCGTTGATAAGGTGTTGGCGCGCACGAAACTTGCTACGGCTGACGGGCTGAAAAACAGGATGCCATCAATGGGCACTTCGACTTTTACAGGCGTCAGGTCGGTTTCGTAAACCTCTATTTCATTGAATCGTACCCCGGCTGATGACAATTGCGTGGGCAGGGTGTCAAGACGCATCGCTCCGGAAAA
This genomic interval from Flavobacterium sp. HJ-32-4 contains the following:
- the sufC gene encoding Fe-S cluster assembly ATPase SufC; translation: MLEIKNLHAKVEDKDILKGINLTVKAGEVHAIMGPNGSGKSTLSAVIAGNEKYEVTEGEVFLDGEDISEMAPEERAHKGVFLSFQYPVEIPGVSVTNFMKTAINETRKANGKEEMPANEMLKLIREKSELLEIDRKFLSRSLNEGFSGGEKKRNEIFQMAMLEPKLAILDETDSGLDIDALRIVANGVNKLKSDDNAIVVITHYQRLLDYIVPDFVHVLYNGKIVKSGGKELAYELEEKGYDWIKAEN
- a CDS encoding uroporphyrinogen-III synthase, whose amino-acid sequence is MTRILSTKRLQPNQKQFLLNAGLSVIEADFISVKARSFTLSNVGEYLIFTSANAVKAVDAHPDVQDVRRRPVFCVGAKTADLLDQRGFTVLASEDDAAHLSDHIIDGYRDASFTFFSGAMRLDTLPTQLSSAGVRFNEIEVYETDLTPVKVEVPIDGILFFSPSAVASFVRANTLSTQTCFCIGATTASAVAQYVAGSNPVIPTNTVIAHKPTIENTIVQCINYYKTLAS
- the hemF gene encoding oxygen-dependent coproporphyrinogen oxidase, translating into MKERFFDYIHQLQDTITNGIEAIDGQARFREDLWDRPEGGGGRTRVIENGAVFEKGGVNISGVHGKLPEPMQKMFGVGDVDFFACGLSLVLHPKNPMVPTVHANWRYFEMYDEAGNVVDSWFGGGQDLTPYYLFDEDAAHFHHVCKDACDRHDAAFYPKYKKQCDTYFWNAHRHEARGVGGLFFDYCRADQNRTMDDWYAFVTDVGNSFLSAYGPIAEKRKNMPYTSEQRTWQEIRRGRYVEFNLVHDKGTLFGLRTNGRIESILMSLPPHVQWVYDHQPQPGSEEARLVAVLQRPVDWLGVEGG
- a CDS encoding four helix bundle protein; translation: MENRENIIVKLSFEFALEIIRHCGVLQDSRHFVIANQLLKSGTSIGANIREAQNAESKADFIHKFKIAAKEIEETFYWLELCALSEGFPPSGILSSNLQTISRIVNKIIISSKAGV
- a CDS encoding MBL fold metallo-hydrolase, with amino-acid sequence MKLYPIEAGNFKLDGGAMFGVVPKTIWNKTNPADAHNLIDLAARCLLIEDGNRLILIDTGMGDKQSEKFFGYYSLWGDHSLDRSLATHGFSRNDITDVFMTHLHFDHCGGSVRWNHDRTGYEPAFPNARFWTNAEHWEWAVKPNAREKASFLPENILPMQEAGQLEFIRRGEGDTLATSELGFGIFFADGHTDKMMIPKITYGDKTICFMADLLPTVGHLPLPYVMGYDTRPLLTLPEKAKFLTEAADNGYYLFLEHDAHNEIIAVEHTEKGVRLKEVFRAADIF
- a CDS encoding c-type cytochrome is translated as MRKCLLTVLTLALVACGKEPKSGSSDAQAEAVTPEALGKEIFEGKGNCVACHLPDKTSVGPSIIAIANAYKGKKGAMAAFLNEEADPIVDPDKYAVMKTNFAITKAMTAEEREALETYVSTYAQP
- a CDS encoding four helix bundle protein, with protein sequence MIDYKKYKVWEKAHAFVLKTYALTANFPKSEMFNLTSQINRATFQYLPTSRKASDIRKTSWKSGKC
- the hemE gene encoding uroporphyrinogen decarboxylase; translated protein: MIKNDLFLKALNNETVERPPVWMMRQAGRYLPEFRALRDKYDFFTRCRTPELAAEITVQPIRIIQPDAAILFSDILVVPQAMNIEVEMKESVGPFLPNPIRSAKDVENVIVPDIHETLGYVMDAIKLTKEMLADEVPLIGFAGSPWTIFCYAVEGRGSKSFDTAKGFCFTHPEAAHTLLQKITDTTIAYLKEKVKAGVNAVQVFDSWGGMLSPVDYQEFSWQYINQIVEALAPETKVIVFGKGCWFALGEMGKSKASALGVDWTCSPRNARYLSGGRITLQGNFDPSRLLSPIPTIKKMVHQMIDEFGKDNYIVNLGHGILPNIPVDHARAFVDAVKEYK
- the sufB gene encoding Fe-S cluster assembly protein SufB, with the protein product MSKYTEDDLKVELENKEYEYGFYTDIESDTLPIGLNEDIVRAISRKKEEPEWMTEWRLEAFRAWSEMTEPEWANVHYEKPDFQAISYYSAPMKKPKYESLDEVDPELLDTFKKLGISIDEQKKLAGVAVDIVMDSVSVATTFKKTLAEKGIIFCSISEAIKEHPELVQKYIGSVVPQRDNFYAALNSAVFSDGSFCYIPKGVRCPMELSTYFRINQAGTGQFERTLVIADEGSYVSYLEGCTAPSRDENQLHAAVVELIALDNAEIKYSTVQNWYPGNKEGKGGVYNFVTKRGLCETNAKISWTQVETGSAVTWKYPSCILKGDNSVGEFYSIAVTNNHQQADTGTKMVHLGRNTKSTIISKGISAGKSQNSYRGLVQIGPRAENARNFSQCDSLLMGNNCGAHTFPYIESRNTTAKIEHEATTSKIGEDQIFYCNQRGIDTEKAIALIVNGFSREVLNKLPMEFAVEAQKLLEISLEGSVG
- the sufD gene encoding Fe-S cluster assembly protein SufD, giving the protein MNLKEKLLSSFIAFEEHVDTDASLHEVRMAALKNFEEKGFPSKKEEAWKYTSLNSVLKTDYSIFPKNENAVELNDVRKYFLHEIDTYKAIFVDGVFASFLSSTTHDGLDVCLMSSALTKPKYKLVIDHYFNKIASQDETLTSLNTAFSIEGAYINIPKNTVVEKPIEIINFSTGKEHALLLQPRNLVIVGENAQVQIIERHQSLNGHPVLTNAVTEIFAHKYANVDYYKIQNDLLSANLVDNTYISQHDHSVVSVHTFSFGGNLTRNNLNFYHFGERIDSTLKGITIIGEKQHVDHYTLVHHGAPNCESHQNYKCIVSDSATGVFNGKIYVEKEAQKTDAFQQNNNILLSDKATINAKPQLEIFADDVKCSHGCTIGQLDESAMFYMRQRGIPEKEAKALLLFAFSNEAIESIRIPALKQRITKLIATKLGVSLGFDL
- the hemB gene encoding porphobilinogen synthase, encoding MFPLQRGRRLRTNDAIRSIVRETHLTPNDFMFPMFIAEGNGYQSEIPSMPGIYRRSLDLTVKEVKELWNLGIKAVNIYVKVDDSLKDNTGKEAWNPDGLMQRAIRAIKDAVPGMIVMPDVALDPYSIYGHDGIIANGDIANDATNDALVRMALSHAAAGADFVAPSDMMDGRVLALRTALEENGYHNVGIMSYSAKYASSFYGPFRDALDSAPVDSQDIPKDKKTYQMDYANRIEAIKEALMDVEEGADIVMVKPGIAYLDIVREVKNAVNVPVSVFHVSGEYAMIKAAAERGWLDHDKIMIEQLYCIKRAGADLISTYFAKEAAILLNR
- a CDS encoding four helix bundle protein translates to MGTIRSFEDMLSWQKARAFNKKIYDVSLSENFGRDFELGRQIRRASLSITSNIAEGFERRTDNEFLFFLNVAKGSIGEVRSQLYLASDLGYINKTQCDNLLAEATEISKMLAGFMKYLETKSGKR
- a CDS encoding iron-sulfur cluster assembly accessory protein → MIRVSDDARRKLVQLMGEEGYDASKDYVRVGVKSGGCSGLEYVLKFDRELGESDKVFEDNDVRVAVEKKSFLYLAGTVLEFSGGLNGKGFVFNNPNASRTCGCGESFSL